One genomic segment of Coffea arabica cultivar ET-39 chromosome 6e, Coffea Arabica ET-39 HiFi, whole genome shotgun sequence includes these proteins:
- the LOC140009325 gene encoding zinc finger protein ZAT5-like, giving the protein MEVHQEEIILGSKHMIFKGKRTKRQRTVPQPPFLLTMATTTSSSCSTGTPGGDSFTAFNRVTTSPSNSGELTQTSVVGVDQEEDMANCLILLAQGRARKSTQPTTHPPMPSTSTAKSSSAVHDVYQCKTCNRSFPSFQALGGHRASHKKPKPTDLEDKSPPPLSLGAHQESTVGLIRDEDTTLSLQIPSGRKGPIISGDVNKSRVHECSICGAEFSSGQALGGHMRRHRPLPTLTGTSSNDEEGSREFAVKKPRALLSLDLNLPAAPDQPEDDYSTESKYPFASAKQQVIVFSASPHPLVDCHY; this is encoded by the coding sequence ATGGAAGTTCATCAAGAAGAAATTATCTTGGGGTCGAAGCATATGATCTTCAAAGGAAAGCGAACCAAGCGACAAAGAACCGTGCCTCAACCACCCTTCCTCTTAACCATGGCCACGACAACAAGCTCGTCCTGTAGCACTGGTACTCCTGGCGGTGACTCGTTTACCGCTTTCAATCGCGTCACCACCTCGCCTTCAAATTCTGGTGAATTGACACAGACCTCCGTAGTAGGTGTAGATCAAGAAGAAGACATGGCCAATTGCTTAATTCTTCTAGCCCAAGGCCGTGCCCGGAAATCAACGCAACCCACTACTCATCCTCCCATGCCTAGTACTAGCACTGCAAAGTCATCTTCCGCGGTCCATGATGTCTACCAGTGCAAGACATGCAACCGTAGTTTCCCTTCTTTTCAAGCGCTTGGCGGCCACAGGGCAAGTCACAAGAAGCCCAAGCCAACTGATCTCGAAGACAAATCCCCTCCTCCTTTGTCCTTAGGAGCACATCAAGAATCTACTGTTGGATTGATCAGGGATGAAGATACGACCTTGTCGCTTCAGATTCCAAGCGGCCGAAAAGGCCCCATCATTTCCGGTGATGTCAATAAGTCTAGGGTTCACGAGTGTTCGATATGTGGTGCTGAGTTCAGCTCTGGCCAAGCCTTAGGGGGTCACATGAGGCGACACAGACCCCTGCCGACGCTAACTGGCACCAGCAGTAACGACGAGGAGGGTTCTCGAGAATTTGCAGTCAAGAAGCCAAGAGCCCTCCTGTCTTTAGACCTGAATCTTCCGGCTGCCCCAGACCAACCTGAAGATGATTACAGCACAGAATCCAAATACCCCTTTGCATCCGCTAAGCAACAAGTTATTGTCTTCTCCGCATCTCCTCATCCCTTGGTCGATTGCCATTACTAA